One window from the genome of Echinicola vietnamensis DSM 17526 encodes:
- a CDS encoding pyridoxal phosphate-dependent aminotransferase, translating into MRQILLAPGADELNYEIRGIVKKAKIIESLGFEITWENIGDPIQKSNTIPVWMKDIVKELVSDDKTYGYSDSKGMLKTRQYLAGLNNKREGVQISEEDILFFNGLGDAIAKLYQFLIPTARIIGPSPAYSTHSSAEAAHANTFPITYRLDPDNSWYPDMDDLYNKVKYNPNIVGLLIINPDNPTGMVYPREVLERFVAIAREFNLLLIADEIYQNITYNGHEAITLSEVIGDLPGISLKGISKEFPWPGSRCGWMEFYNKNASEEFNKLCTTLENAKMIEVCSTMLPQLAIPKIMSHPEYVPYRKNANERIGKRSQIMEEVLSDVPGIKFNKTKGAFYNTIVFDESMLNERQYLPVEDVRVKGYLAQWLNEDEMPHDKRFVYNLLASEGICVVPVSSFCSNLRGFRVTLLEEDEDKFRDTFTRIANSIRFYLKSA; encoded by the coding sequence ATCAGACAGATTTTGCTGGCCCCAGGGGCCGATGAACTGAACTACGAAATCAGGGGCATCGTAAAAAAAGCAAAGATTATAGAAAGTTTGGGCTTTGAGATCACTTGGGAAAATATTGGTGATCCCATCCAAAAGAGCAATACCATTCCGGTATGGATGAAGGATATCGTCAAGGAGCTGGTCAGTGATGACAAGACCTACGGTTATTCTGATTCCAAGGGAATGCTCAAGACCCGCCAGTACCTGGCCGGACTAAACAACAAGCGTGAGGGAGTGCAGATTTCCGAAGAGGATATTTTGTTCTTTAACGGGTTGGGAGATGCCATTGCCAAGCTGTATCAGTTTCTGATTCCCACGGCCAGGATTATTGGTCCTTCTCCGGCTTATTCTACCCATAGCTCTGCCGAGGCGGCCCATGCCAATACTTTTCCGATTACCTATCGGTTGGATCCGGACAACAGCTGGTACCCCGATATGGATGACCTGTACAATAAGGTGAAATATAATCCCAATATCGTAGGGTTGCTGATCATCAATCCCGATAATCCGACGGGAATGGTCTATCCCCGCGAAGTGCTGGAGCGGTTTGTGGCCATCGCGAGAGAGTTTAACTTGCTGCTGATCGCCGATGAGATTTATCAAAACATTACATACAACGGCCATGAGGCGATTACCCTTTCTGAGGTGATCGGGGATTTGCCAGGGATCTCCTTGAAGGGGATATCAAAAGAGTTTCCTTGGCCCGGTTCACGATGTGGCTGGATGGAGTTTTACAATAAAAATGCATCGGAGGAATTTAACAAGCTCTGTACCACCTTGGAAAATGCCAAAATGATTGAGGTTTGTTCTACCATGCTTCCCCAGCTGGCCATTCCAAAGATCATGAGCCATCCCGAATATGTTCCTTATCGAAAAAATGCCAATGAGCGGATAGGAAAACGTAGTCAGATTATGGAAGAGGTGCTTTCAGATGTCCCGGGGATAAAGTTCAACAAGACCAAGGGGGCATTTTACAACACCATCGTCTTTGACGAGTCCATGCTCAATGAGCGGCAGTATCTTCCGGTGGAGGATGTGCGGGTAAAAGGCTATCTGGCACAGTGGCTCAACGAAGATGAAATGCCGCATGACAAGCGTTTTGTGTACAATCTTTTGGCTTCAGAAGGGATCTGTGTGGTTCCGGTGAGTTCTTTTTGCTCCAATCTCCGGGGCTTTAGGGTAACCTTGCTAGAGGAAGATGAGGACAAATTCAGGGATACCTTTACCCGGATTGCCAATAGTATCCGTTTCTATCTGAAGTCTGCCTGA
- the ettA gene encoding energy-dependent translational throttle protein EttA yields the protein MSDEKIIFSMAGVSKIYPPQKKVLKDIYLSFFYGAKIGVLGLNGSGKSSLLKIIAGMDTEYQGEVAWSSGYSVGMLEQEPELDPEKTVKEVVEEAVAETVGLLKEFEEINEKFMDPAVMEDPDAMNKLIEKQGEVQEKLDAANAWELDVVLDKAMDALRLPPSDAVVENLSGGEKRRVALCRLLLQEPDVLLLDEPTNHLDAESVHWLEQHLKQYKGTVIAVTHDRYFLDNVAGWILELDRGEGIPWKGNYSSWLDQKQKRLAQEEKSESKRQKTLERELEWIKMTPKAKQAKGKARLNAYEKLVGEDAKERESKLELYIPPGPRLGSKVIEVNGVSKSYGDKLLFEDLTFALPQGGIVGIIGPNGAGKSTLFKLITGNEKPDAGSFEVGETVQLAYVDQEHDRLDADKTVYQTISEGNENIKLGAKEMNARAYVSKFNFSGSDQEKKVGVLSGGERNRVHLALTLKENGNLLLLDEPTNDLDVNTLRSLEEALENFGGCAVVISHDRWFLDRICTHILAFEGDSQVYWFEGNFTDYEENKRKRLGDVDPKRIKYKKLK from the coding sequence ATGAGTGACGAGAAAATTATATTTTCAATGGCCGGGGTGTCAAAAATCTACCCTCCCCAAAAGAAGGTGTTGAAGGATATTTACCTTTCTTTTTTTTATGGGGCTAAAATTGGAGTATTAGGCCTGAACGGCTCTGGAAAGAGTTCTTTGCTTAAGATTATAGCAGGAATGGATACTGAATACCAAGGGGAAGTGGCTTGGTCTTCAGGATATTCCGTGGGGATGTTGGAGCAAGAGCCCGAGCTGGATCCCGAGAAAACCGTCAAAGAGGTCGTAGAGGAAGCGGTAGCAGAGACTGTGGGCTTGCTTAAAGAATTTGAAGAGATCAACGAGAAATTTATGGATCCTGCGGTAATGGAGGATCCAGATGCCATGAACAAGCTGATCGAAAAGCAGGGCGAGGTGCAGGAAAAATTGGATGCGGCCAATGCTTGGGAGCTTGATGTGGTGCTGGACAAGGCCATGGATGCCTTGCGTCTCCCGCCGAGTGATGCCGTCGTGGAAAATCTCTCCGGTGGGGAAAAGCGAAGAGTGGCGCTCTGTCGACTGCTGTTGCAGGAACCGGATGTTTTGCTGCTGGATGAGCCCACCAACCACTTGGATGCCGAATCGGTCCATTGGCTTGAGCAACACTTAAAACAGTATAAAGGCACGGTGATCGCCGTGACCCACGACCGTTATTTCTTGGACAATGTGGCCGGTTGGATTTTAGAGCTGGACAGGGGAGAAGGGATCCCTTGGAAAGGTAACTACAGCAGCTGGCTGGACCAGAAGCAAAAGCGGCTTGCACAAGAGGAGAAGTCTGAGTCCAAGAGACAGAAGACCTTGGAGCGTGAACTGGAATGGATCAAAATGACCCCCAAAGCCAAGCAAGCAAAAGGGAAGGCCCGTTTAAATGCCTATGAAAAATTAGTGGGTGAAGATGCCAAGGAGCGGGAATCCAAGCTGGAACTTTACATTCCACCGGGGCCACGATTAGGCTCGAAGGTGATCGAAGTAAATGGTGTTTCGAAGTCCTATGGTGATAAGTTGCTTTTCGAGGATTTGACTTTTGCCCTTCCCCAAGGCGGGATTGTCGGCATCATTGGACCAAACGGAGCGGGTAAGTCTACCTTGTTTAAGCTCATCACCGGTAATGAAAAGCCGGATGCTGGAAGTTTTGAAGTCGGTGAAACCGTTCAGCTCGCATACGTGGACCAGGAGCACGATCGATTGGATGCGGACAAGACCGTTTACCAGACGATTTCTGAAGGCAATGAAAACATCAAGCTGGGAGCCAAGGAAATGAATGCTAGGGCTTATGTGAGCAAGTTTAATTTCTCAGGATCCGATCAAGAGAAAAAAGTAGGCGTGCTTTCCGGTGGAGAGCGAAACCGGGTGCATCTGGCACTGACGCTGAAGGAAAACGGGAACCTGCTCTTGTTAGATGAGCCTACCAATGATTTGGACGTCAATACGTTGAGGTCACTGGAGGAAGCCTTGGAGAACTTTGGGGGCTGTGCAGTGGTGATTTCCCACGACAGGTGGTTCTTGGATAGGATCTGTACCCACATATTGGCGTTCGAAGGGGATTCCCAAGTGTATTGGTTTGAAGGGAACTTCACCGATTACGAGGAGAATAAAAGAAAGCGACTCGGAGACGTGGATCCCAAAAGGATTAAATACAAAAAACTTAAGTGA
- a CDS encoding DUF349 domain-containing protein — protein sequence MEHPYGYIKDDKVYLKGFLNQEDRVIGEVKENEASTIKYFEDRFELAKKKVADLKKDIEENQNKGSFLMKLIHLRESLMQYDALGDFVPLINELNEQEEFLDEIIQANRERNLEIKRGLIEEARAIMNDTDWKETSEKFRDIKLRWIKTGPVSPELKDEIEEAFKETTDTFFENRKNYFEGLALQAEENIKVYESLVEQAREAFNMQDVKQAFEISKRIQKQWKESGKVPAEKRQPLWDEFSRLNNKIFGRFKRTMQNRPRHGQGHGHGGYNHPPRLRPFEVVKKIEKLAESMRDLSLGDTSPEKISKAKRLQAEWKSLPPKKPREAQQYSRLFVFFTDIVFEKSFLHKLARSKYDNYYDMDEQEQKQVKISIMKDLISRDEKELETVKENSENFRSHEPDFETMLYRKISAYKRKLDVKNHIIKELSNK from the coding sequence ATGGAGCATCCATACGGATACATTAAAGACGACAAAGTTTATTTAAAAGGTTTTTTAAATCAGGAGGACAGAGTGATCGGAGAGGTCAAGGAAAACGAAGCCTCCACCATCAAGTACTTTGAAGATCGGTTTGAACTAGCGAAGAAAAAAGTAGCTGACCTTAAAAAAGACATCGAAGAAAATCAAAACAAGGGTTCATTTCTGATGAAGCTCATCCATTTGAGAGAATCTTTGATGCAATACGATGCCTTGGGGGATTTTGTCCCCTTGATAAATGAACTCAACGAACAGGAAGAATTTCTGGATGAGATCATTCAGGCCAATCGCGAGCGTAATTTGGAAATCAAGCGAGGCCTTATCGAAGAGGCACGTGCGATCATGAACGACACTGATTGGAAGGAGACTTCAGAAAAATTCCGGGACATCAAACTCCGGTGGATAAAAACCGGCCCCGTATCGCCTGAGCTGAAAGACGAAATCGAGGAAGCCTTTAAGGAAACTACGGACACTTTTTTTGAAAATCGTAAAAACTATTTTGAAGGCTTGGCACTTCAAGCTGAAGAGAACATAAAAGTGTATGAATCCCTCGTGGAACAAGCCAGAGAGGCCTTCAACATGCAGGATGTCAAGCAAGCTTTTGAAATCAGTAAGCGGATCCAGAAACAGTGGAAGGAATCCGGAAAGGTTCCCGCAGAAAAAAGGCAGCCGCTATGGGATGAATTTTCCAGGTTAAACAACAAGATCTTTGGACGGTTTAAACGCACCATGCAAAACCGCCCACGACATGGGCAAGGTCATGGGCATGGCGGTTATAACCATCCTCCGCGCCTACGCCCTTTTGAAGTCGTCAAAAAAATAGAGAAGCTAGCTGAATCCATGCGAGACCTCTCCTTAGGGGATACCAGTCCTGAAAAAATCTCCAAGGCAAAACGACTGCAGGCCGAATGGAAATCACTACCTCCTAAAAAACCAAGGGAAGCACAACAATACTCGCGTTTGTTCGTCTTCTTTACAGATATTGTCTTTGAGAAATCTTTTCTGCATAAACTTGCAAGATCCAAATATGATAATTACTATGATATGGACGAGCAAGAGCAAAAGCAAGTCAAAATCAGTATCATGAAGGATCTGATCTCCCGGGATGAAAAAGAACTGGAAACCGTCAAGGAAAATTCCGAGAATTTCAGATCACATGAACCTGATTTCGAAACAATGTTGTATAGAAAAATCAGTGCGTACAAAAGGAAGCTTGATGTAAAAAATCATATTATTAAGGAACTTTCAAACAAATAA
- a CDS encoding DUF2795 domain-containing protein, producing MYWTLELASYLEDAPWPATKDELIDYAIRTGTPLEVVENLQELEDDGEPYENIEEIWPDYPTKDDFFFNEDEY from the coding sequence ATGTATTGGACGTTAGAATTAGCATCTTACTTGGAAGATGCACCATGGCCAGCTACTAAAGATGAACTGATCGATTACGCTATTCGGACGGGTACTCCTCTAGAAGTAGTGGAAAACCTACAGGAACTTGAGGACGATGGTGAGCCGTATGAAAACATCGAAGAAATTTGGCCGGATTATCCAACAAAAGATGACTTCTTCTTTAATGAAGATGAATATTAA
- a CDS encoding LytR/AlgR family response regulator transcription factor: protein MIKTIIIDDEPLATQLVEEYLEAFSDFEVVAVCHDGFEGLKAIQQHEPDLLFLDVQMPRINGFELLELLEHPMAVIFTTAFDEYAVKAFDSHAVDYLLKPFSQARFEEAIHKFSMRENGDLVQKLLLSKDFSSKEDYASRIVLKEKGEIKVIQVGDVAYLEANDDFVNIHSKGGKYIKNRTLKFFESVLDPRDFVRVHRSYIVRIAEITSVEPYEKEGNVLRLRGGGVVPVSRSGMAKLKAVLGV, encoded by the coding sequence ATGATCAAAACCATCATTATAGACGATGAACCGTTGGCCACACAACTGGTGGAGGAGTACCTGGAGGCATTTTCGGATTTTGAAGTGGTGGCAGTTTGCCATGACGGATTTGAAGGGCTGAAGGCCATCCAGCAGCATGAGCCTGACCTTTTGTTTCTGGATGTTCAGATGCCACGCATCAATGGTTTTGAGCTGCTGGAGCTGTTGGAGCATCCAATGGCCGTTATTTTTACAACGGCATTTGATGAATATGCGGTAAAGGCATTTGACAGCCATGCGGTGGATTATTTGCTGAAACCTTTCTCCCAGGCGAGGTTTGAGGAGGCGATCCATAAATTTTCCATGAGAGAAAACGGGGATTTGGTACAGAAACTACTGCTATCGAAGGATTTTTCATCCAAGGAGGACTATGCTAGCCGTATCGTGCTTAAGGAAAAAGGTGAAATCAAGGTCATTCAGGTCGGTGACGTAGCGTATTTAGAAGCAAATGATGATTTTGTCAATATCCACAGCAAGGGGGGCAAGTATATAAAAAACAGGACTTTGAAGTTTTTTGAATCAGTCCTTGATCCACGGGATTTTGTGCGGGTACATCGATCTTATATCGTAAGAATAGCCGAAATTACCAGTGTGGAACCGTACGAAAAGGAAGGAAATGTCCTGCGTCTTAGGGGCGGGGGAGTCGTTCCTGTAAGCCGCAGTGGTATGGCCAAATTAAAAGCAGTACTTGGGGTATAG
- a CDS encoding sensor histidine kinase, whose protein sequence is MVSRLLKTSYGWVRLILILAILGSVNAFLLVNYGVDLGVSLVDSLLYVLLTFSGVMLLENIFRFYQPKKNNSWLWVAVPVVLGIALVFLGEFALERLMKSKTDYLLFLKEVRLVRGFFVLLLFGAYTGLLIVGGLLEDQLEARKRAEMIDKLSKEAELYHLRQQLQPHFLFNSLNSISALVKRQPDKAREMVLQLSEFLRGTIRKNQLEWVSVEEEVMYLRLFMAIEMVRFGHRLKVDFTVSEEAETMTLPSLLIQPLLENAVKHGVYGRTDEVFIKLAIQLHGSYLNVMISNPYDPSAANSNGKGFGLESVKRRMYLLFGRHDLLVVDKNASLFTVNLNIPIGKRA, encoded by the coding sequence ATGGTCAGTAGGCTGCTGAAGACTTCTTATGGATGGGTGAGGTTGATCCTGATATTGGCCATTTTGGGCAGTGTAAATGCCTTTTTGCTGGTGAATTATGGGGTTGATCTTGGGGTAAGCCTGGTTGATAGCCTCTTGTATGTGCTCTTGACCTTTTCCGGGGTGATGCTGCTGGAAAACATTTTTCGTTTTTACCAACCCAAAAAAAACAATTCCTGGTTATGGGTAGCGGTACCTGTGGTGCTGGGAATAGCACTGGTTTTTTTAGGTGAATTTGCCTTGGAGCGCTTAATGAAATCCAAAACAGATTATTTGTTGTTTCTGAAGGAAGTGCGCTTAGTGAGAGGGTTTTTTGTCCTTTTGCTTTTTGGGGCATATACGGGGCTTTTGATCGTTGGTGGCCTGTTGGAGGATCAGCTGGAGGCCAGGAAGCGAGCCGAAATGATCGACAAACTATCGAAGGAAGCGGAGCTTTACCATCTCCGGCAGCAGCTTCAGCCTCATTTTTTGTTTAATAGCTTAAATTCCATCAGTGCTTTGGTAAAGCGGCAGCCTGACAAAGCCCGTGAGATGGTGCTCCAGTTATCGGAGTTTTTGAGAGGGACAATTCGTAAAAATCAGCTGGAATGGGTAAGTGTGGAGGAAGAAGTAATGTACCTTCGGTTATTTATGGCGATTGAAATGGTAAGGTTTGGACACCGGTTGAAGGTGGATTTTACCGTATCGGAGGAAGCGGAGACGATGACATTGCCCTCCTTATTGATCCAGCCATTGTTGGAGAATGCCGTAAAACACGGGGTGTACGGACGTACAGATGAGGTGTTTATTAAATTGGCCATCCAGCTGCACGGAAGTTATTTGAATGTGATGATCAGCAATCCCTATGATCCTTCAGCGGCCAATTCCAACGGCAAGGGGTTCGGCCTTGAATCTGTCAAAAGAAGGATGTACCTTTTGTTTGGCAGGCATGATTTGTTGGTGGTGGATAAAAACGCCTCCTTGTTTACGGTGAACTTAAACATACCAATTGGTAAAAGAGCATGA
- a CDS encoding LiaF transmembrane domain-containing protein: MKKTFGGGDGGRTTTGLIVLAVGMFLLVRQLGVSVPGWIFSWPMIFVAIGLITLSKHNFQSGFGFFMLLFGGFFLLKNELNIPWELERYLVPGGLIILGLFLLATKNRKAFADFTNWSGGSSTPPPVGDGPGKGETFVSDKGNAGCSGGFSSVDTDMINSQALFCGIQKRILSKNFKGGKVSAIFGGTEIDLTQADLSENAVLSVEVAFGGVKLLMPPHWDLKMGVTNIFAGVEDKRMYPQSTGESNKVLTITGTVLFGGLEIKSY; this comes from the coding sequence ATGAAAAAGACATTTGGAGGTGGTGATGGTGGGAGGACCACTACGGGACTGATAGTACTAGCGGTAGGCATGTTCTTGCTGGTAAGACAATTGGGGGTATCGGTACCGGGCTGGATATTTAGTTGGCCAATGATTTTTGTGGCCATTGGACTTATTACCTTGTCCAAACATAACTTTCAAAGCGGTTTTGGCTTTTTTATGCTTCTTTTTGGAGGCTTTTTTCTCCTTAAAAATGAATTGAATATTCCTTGGGAATTGGAGCGTTACCTTGTCCCGGGAGGATTGATCATATTGGGATTGTTTTTGCTGGCCACCAAAAACAGGAAGGCTTTCGCGGATTTTACCAATTGGTCTGGCGGAAGTTCGACTCCTCCTCCTGTGGGGGATGGCCCTGGCAAAGGAGAAACGTTCGTTTCTGACAAAGGCAATGCTGGATGCTCAGGGGGCTTTAGCTCCGTGGATACTGACATGATCAATTCCCAAGCACTTTTCTGTGGTATCCAAAAACGGATACTTTCCAAAAACTTCAAAGGAGGCAAGGTGTCCGCCATCTTTGGCGGGACAGAGATTGATCTAACCCAGGCGGATTTGTCTGAAAACGCCGTATTAAGCGTTGAGGTGGCTTTTGGCGGAGTGAAGCTCCTGATGCCTCCTCACTGGGACCTCAAGATGGGCGTTACCAATATCTTTGCTGGTGTGGAGGACAAACGGATGTATCCACAGTCAACAGGGGAATCCAATAAAGTCCTGACCATCACCGGAACGGTCTTGTTTGGTGGATTGGAGATCAAATCCTATTAA
- a CDS encoding 2-C-methyl-D-erythritol 4-phosphate cytidylyltransferase encodes MNKAAIIVAGGRGTRMGSPIPKQYLEIGGTPVLMRTLEVFYQLDSAISLVLVIPETDFALWEELCEKFGFEVPHEVVAGGKSRFQSVKNGLDSLQWEEGLVAIHDGVRPFVAPEVVALSFEKAEVHGSAVAVVPLKDSIRKLTDENKSFYQERQYFRLVQTPQTFSLKMIKQAFDVTELHHFTDDATVFEHQGWQVHLIAGNPENIKITTPEDMEYAQFLLQRQS; translated from the coding sequence ATGAATAAAGCAGCGATTATTGTAGCAGGAGGAAGAGGTACTCGCATGGGTTCGCCGATACCAAAGCAGTATTTGGAAATAGGTGGAACGCCCGTTTTGATGCGGACTCTAGAAGTTTTTTATCAATTGGATTCGGCCATAAGCCTTGTACTGGTCATACCGGAAACTGATTTTGCCCTGTGGGAAGAATTGTGTGAAAAGTTTGGGTTTGAGGTTCCCCATGAAGTGGTGGCGGGAGGGAAGTCCCGTTTTCAGTCGGTCAAAAATGGCCTAGACAGTCTTCAATGGGAGGAAGGACTGGTGGCCATCCATGATGGTGTGCGTCCTTTTGTGGCCCCAGAAGTGGTAGCCCTAAGCTTTGAAAAGGCGGAAGTACACGGCAGTGCAGTAGCGGTGGTGCCGCTTAAGGATTCGATTCGTAAGCTTACCGATGAGAACAAGTCCTTTTATCAGGAACGTCAATATTTCAGGTTGGTGCAGACTCCTCAGACTTTTTCACTAAAGATGATCAAGCAGGCATTTGATGTGACCGAGCTGCATCATTTTACCGATGATGCGACGGTCTTTGAGCACCAGGGATGGCAAGTTCACCTTATTGCAGGGAATCCGGAGAATATTAAGATCACCACGCCAGAGGACATGGAGTACGCGCAGTTTTTGCTCCAAAGGCAATCCTAG